From the Lemur catta isolate mLemCat1 chromosome 1, mLemCat1.pri, whole genome shotgun sequence genome, the window GGACACAATGGAAGGCATTTCCACATTgcttacattcatagggcttctctccagtgtgagtccTTTCATGTATTCTAATGAACTTGCCAGACCTGAAGGCTTTACCACAGtgcttacattcatagggtttctcacccGTGTGAATTCTTTCGTGATATCGCAAGGAAGTGGAAGAACTTAAGGCTTTGCCACATtgcttacattcatagggtttttctccagtgtgactTCTTTCATGTCTTTGAAGTGAACCAGGAGAGTAAAAGGCTTTCCTACATATCTTACATTCATGAGGTCTGTCTCCAGTGTGCATTCTCATGTGCCACTGAATGCTCCTCCGCTGAGCAAATGCTTTCCCACATTGCTcacattcatagggtttttctccagtgtgcGTCCTTTTGTGTATAAGCAAGGAactgaaatgaatgaatgctttccCACACTCCTTACATTCATAAGTCTTCTCTCCTGTGTGATTTATTTCATGTGTTCGAACAGAACCAGGGGTACGGAAAGCTTTACcacattgtttacatttatatggtttctctccagtgtgaattctttcATGTTTACGATATAAACTGCGAAAAGCAAATGCTTTTCCACAAAGCATACATTTATGAGGTCCATCTCCACTGTGCAGTACCATGTGATTTCGAAAGCCTGTGAGAGAAATGAAGgtttttccacattccttacaatCATAGAGTTTCTTTCCAGTGGGGGGCCTTTCATGTGTTCCAAAGGAGTGCCGATAACTGAAGGCTTTCTCATGCTGCTTATGTGTATATGGCTTTTGTGTACATTCCTTATACTCATTCCTTTTGTGTCCAGTGTCAGCTTTAATGGGcgtaaaaaaagatgaatgaccAATGGAGACTTTTTCATACACATTGCTTTCACATGGTGTTACTCCAGGAGGAGTTTTATTGTTGAGCATATGATCTGGAATCTGATTGAAGATTTCTCCACACTGACTACCTTCTTTACATTCTAAGAGTGTCTCTCCGATAAGACTTCTGTGGAAAATGAGAAGCATATTATTAACGGTtcgtttataaattattttctatttactaaTAGTATTACACTTGCATTTTTAACATTCTCAAGGAAGGGGGAGGCTTTCTATCCTGTATGAATTATTCCAACATGAGTGGACCACATGCTCTGCAAGATGGATAATTCATAccaatttcaaaaacataataattatatagaATTTCTTAATAGTATCTCCACATAAACTATTTCACAAACATCAGTGTCAAATTTAAGTGTATGTTTCCAGAGAAAATTTTCTAACAATAAATTAATTTGATGCTGAGCTcatggtttgttttgctttgcttttttaaacatttcttgatATTCTAAGATTCTCTGTAGAGACATTGTTTAGTCTTGTGAGTACAAATTACCTTATATTACTCCGGGGATTTTTACTGTGGTCTTCAAAGCTCTGGTCATTCCAGTCTTCTCCTAAAATGCAGACCCAGAAATATAGTCCTTAACTAttacaattattaaataatattatattctatGGTCACGGTACACTGAGCCCATGCCTGATTTATTCAAAGTATGACCTgtcggccaggcgtggtggctcacgcctgtaatcctagccctctgggaggctgaggcgggtggatcgctcgaggtcaggagttcgagaccagcctgagtgagaccctgtctctactaaaaatagaaagaaattatctggccaactaaaaatatatatagcaaaaaaaaaattagccgggcatggt encodes:
- the LOC123637025 gene encoding zinc finger protein 491-like; translation: MGETFKNLATIGEDWNDQSFEDHSKNPRSNIRSLIGETLLECKEGSQCGEIFNQIPDHMLNNKTPPGVTPCESNVYEKVSIGHSSFFTPIKADTGHKRNEYKECTQKPYTHKQHEKAFSYRHSFGTHERPPTGKKLYDCKECGKTFISLTGFRNHMVLHSGDGPHKCMLCGKAFAFRSLYRKHERIHTGEKPYKCKQCGKAFRTPGSVRTHEINHTGEKTYECKECGKAFIHFSSLLIHKRTHTGEKPYECEQCGKAFAQRRSIQWHMRMHTGDRPHECKICRKAFYSPGSLQRHERSHTGEKPYECKQCGKALSSSTSLRYHERIHTGEKPYECKHCGKAFRSGKFIRIHERTHTGEKPYECKQCGNAFHCVRSFRRHERIHTGEKPYECKQCGKTFTSSTSFQIHERIHTGEKPYECKHCGKAFRSAKGIRIHERTHTGEKPYECKQCGKAFHYDSSFLYHKRTHTSEKHCECKQCGKVFSSTSFQIHKRIHTGGKSYECKQCGKILHSVRSFHRHERTHIGEKPYKCKQCGDAFRSAKSLQIHEKIHTGQKPYECKECGKAFFHPSSCQRHERTHITNI